In one window of Methanolobus mangrovi DNA:
- a CDS encoding aldo/keto reductase, translating into MLYRKMPKNRDELSILGFGAMRLPVKEDGSIDEEKAKQMVRHSIDNGVNYVDTAWPYHMGASEPFLARALADGYREQVKLATKQPQWMVKKPEDMDKFLNAQLEKLNTDHIDYYLIHSLVGSSWETIRDIGVLEFLEKAKADGRIINAGFSYHGDPEDFAPIVDAYDWDFCQIQYNFLDENVQAGTGGLEYAASKGLGVVVMEPLRGGNLADPVPFEVLDIWNEADVKRSPVAWALRWVWNHPEVTVVLSGMSEPEHVEENLKVADEGVANSLTEKELELVSRVAEKYGELMKINCTGCRYCMPCPEGVDIPACFDVYNNLHMFGGGDRLKMMYAAKMGGILRGAETNFASQCVQCGQCLDACPQQTAIPDMLEKVEEEFEGPGLEERIAFAKQLFANDSC; encoded by the coding sequence ATGTTATACAGGAAAATGCCAAAAAACAGAGATGAGCTTTCAATACTCGGTTTCGGTGCCATGCGCCTGCCGGTGAAGGAAGATGGCAGTATCGATGAAGAGAAGGCGAAGCAGATGGTGCGACATTCCATAGACAATGGTGTGAACTATGTTGACACCGCATGGCCATATCATATGGGAGCAAGTGAGCCTTTCCTTGCACGTGCACTTGCAGACGGATACAGGGAACAAGTGAAACTTGCTACAAAACAGCCTCAATGGATGGTTAAAAAGCCTGAGGATATGGATAAGTTCCTCAACGCACAGCTTGAGAAACTCAACACCGATCATATCGATTACTATCTTATACACAGTCTTGTGGGTAGTAGCTGGGAAACTATCAGGGATATAGGTGTCCTTGAGTTCCTTGAGAAAGCCAAAGCTGACGGACGTATCATCAATGCAGGCTTCTCATATCATGGGGACCCTGAGGATTTTGCACCGATAGTTGATGCATATGACTGGGACTTCTGCCAGATCCAGTACAATTTCCTGGATGAGAATGTGCAGGCAGGAACGGGAGGACTTGAATATGCCGCTTCCAAAGGTCTTGGTGTTGTGGTTATGGAGCCTCTGCGTGGTGGAAATCTTGCAGACCCGGTTCCCTTTGAGGTGCTTGATATCTGGAACGAGGCTGATGTGAAACGTAGTCCTGTGGCATGGGCATTGCGCTGGGTATGGAACCATCCTGAGGTCACTGTTGTACTTTCAGGTATGAGCGAGCCGGAACATGTCGAAGAGAACCTGAAGGTTGCAGATGAAGGTGTTGCAAACTCACTGACAGAAAAAGAGCTGGAACTTGTGAGCAGGGTTGCAGAGAAGTACGGCGAACTCATGAAGATCAACTGTACCGGATGCAGATATTGTATGCCATGTCCTGAGGGTGTGGATATCCCGGCATGTTTTGATGTATACAACAACCTGCACATGTTCGGTGGCGGTGACAGGCTGAAGATGATGTACGCTGCGAAGATGGGCGGTATCCTCAGGGGAGCTGAAACAAACTTCGCTTCACAGTGTGTGCAATGTGGTCAGTGCCTGGATGCATGTCCTCAACAGACAGCGATACCTGATATGCTTGAAAAGGTTGAAGAAGAGTTTGAAGGTCCGGGTCTGGAAGAGAGAATAGCGTTTGCAAAGCAATTGTTCGCGAATGATAGTTGCTAA
- a CDS encoding phosphate-starvation-inducible PsiE family protein: MITHEQIFRKVIHLVTLIVLYVLLLGIIVGMFNVFQNIGYVWLTKGGFGQVVYSVLTIFVLIDFFKAFSDYHVHERIRLTYVSDATIMIVLREVTVLIYSHEFESDLLLVFSVLLLVLGIIRAIAVKFPPSESSYSISPIKEKNIEEE; this comes from the coding sequence ATGATAACACATGAACAAATATTCAGAAAGGTAATCCATTTAGTGACACTTATCGTCCTATACGTTCTCTTGCTGGGAATAATCGTAGGAATGTTCAATGTTTTCCAGAATATAGGATACGTATGGCTGACAAAGGGTGGCTTTGGCCAGGTAGTTTACAGTGTTCTGACTATTTTTGTCCTCATCGATTTCTTTAAGGCCTTTTCAGATTACCACGTTCACGAAAGAATCAGGCTTACATATGTAAGCGATGCCACAATCATGATCGTTTTGCGTGAGGTGACTGTATTGATATATAGTCATGAATTTGAAAGTGACCTTTTATTGGTATTCTCAGTATTGCTACTGGTATTGGGTATTATAAGGGCCATAGCTGTTAAGTTTCCACCGAGTGAAAGTTCATATTCCATTTCGCCGATCAAAGAAAAGAATATTGAGGAAGAATAA
- a CDS encoding class I SAM-dependent methyltransferase, with protein sequence MSSTEPSENKTPYLPEDYDTKISSVLPYYSFFHKETINLIRSLAETPKVWMDTGCGTGSLVTKAIEQFPDTKFLMLDPSEGMLQQAREKLPSYIPERLEFLRAASTQEFSQELDERPDVITAIQCHHYLSRENRARAVKVCHELLKDDGIFITFENIRPLTEEGIIIGKRYWDDFQSTHGRTAEEIEIHLQRFDTEYFPITVEEHLKLLRETGFRTVELFWYSYMQAGFYCIK encoded by the coding sequence ATGTCTTCCACAGAACCCTCAGAAAATAAGACACCTTATCTCCCCGAGGATTATGATACGAAAATATCCTCTGTTCTTCCCTACTACTCATTTTTCCATAAGGAAACCATCAACCTTATCAGATCACTGGCGGAAACTCCAAAGGTCTGGATGGATACTGGATGCGGAACAGGCTCACTTGTTACAAAGGCCATTGAACAGTTCCCTGACACAAAGTTTCTCATGCTTGACCCATCTGAGGGAATGCTGCAACAGGCAAGAGAAAAGCTACCATCATATATCCCTGAAAGACTTGAATTTCTGAGAGCTGCATCAACCCAGGAGTTCTCACAGGAACTCGATGAAAGACCGGATGTTATCACTGCCATCCAATGCCACCATTATCTCAGTCGTGAGAACAGGGCCAGAGCGGTAAAAGTATGTCATGAACTGCTGAAAGACGATGGTATCTTCATTACTTTCGAGAACATCAGACCACTTACAGAAGAGGGCATCATCATTGGAAAAAGATATTGGGACGATTTTCAGTCCACCCATGGCAGGACCGCAGAGGAGATAGAAATCCATCTTCAGCGTTTTGACACTGAATATTTTCCGATAACCGTTGAAGAACACCTGAAACTACTAAGGGAAACAGGATTCAGGACCGTAGAATTGTTCTGGTACTCTTACATGCAGGCTGGTTTCTATTGCATCAAATAA
- a CDS encoding DUF4346 domain-containing protein gives MENETIKTDRNNENAEMVNVPVILAEEPGKLELDEAGYFVITPQPEKMTILAKHYSYDKELLRMIEGRDAKSIYRTIIKHGWVSTLNHAAYLGQELTRAEIAMRTGFGYIQG, from the coding sequence GTGGAAAATGAGACAATAAAGACAGATAGAAATAATGAGAATGCTGAAATGGTAAATGTTCCTGTTATCCTGGCCGAAGAGCCCGGGAAACTTGAACTGGATGAAGCCGGATACTTTGTAATAACGCCCCAACCAGAGAAAATGACCATCCTCGCAAAACACTATTCCTATGATAAGGAATTGCTAAGGATGATTGAGGGCAGGGATGCAAAGTCCATCTACAGGACCATTATCAAACATGGGTGGGTAAGCACTCTCAACCATGCAGCATACCTCGGCCAGGAACTTACAAGAGCCGAGATAGCAATGAGAACCGGATTCGGGTATATTCAGGGATGA
- a CDS encoding ABC transporter ATP-binding protein, which translates to MINVKDLSKYFGDIKAVDAVNLEVRKGELFGLLGPNGSGKTTMIKMLTGQIKPTAGGVSVHGVDVLSDPLKVKELTGIIPEQETPPSFLTAEEYLHFVAKIRKLKGFEEQCEWWFSYLDFAGQKDVLCKDLSRGTRQKLMLAQAFLHEPELVIIDEPLINLDPLMQRKVKDFLRDYVGKGGTVFISTHILEIAREICTGMGIIYKGKLVFSGKMDDPAIGDKPLEEFFLELVN; encoded by the coding sequence TTGATAAACGTAAAGGATCTCTCGAAGTATTTTGGTGATATAAAGGCTGTAGATGCTGTAAACCTTGAAGTCAGAAAAGGTGAGTTGTTTGGCCTGCTGGGTCCCAACGGTTCCGGTAAGACCACTATGATCAAGATGCTCACAGGCCAGATTAAGCCAACAGCAGGTGGTGTCTCTGTACACGGAGTCGATGTGCTTTCCGATCCTTTGAAAGTAAAAGAGCTTACAGGCATTATTCCCGAGCAGGAAACGCCACCAAGTTTCCTGACAGCTGAAGAGTATCTGCACTTCGTTGCAAAGATAAGGAAACTCAAGGGCTTTGAGGAACAATGCGAGTGGTGGTTCTCATATCTTGATTTTGCAGGACAGAAAGATGTGCTGTGCAAGGACCTTTCCAGGGGAACAAGACAAAAACTGATGCTGGCACAGGCATTCCTGCATGAACCGGAACTTGTGATTATCGATGAACCACTGATAAACCTTGATCCGCTGATGCAGCGCAAGGTCAAGGACTTCCTCAGGGATTATGTTGGTAAGGGAGGTACTGTTTTCATATCCACTCACATTCTGGAGATCGCCAGGGAAATATGCACAGGCATGGGCATCATCTACAAGGGGAAACTGGTATTTTCAGGTAAAATGGATGATCCTGCTATTGGTGACAAACCACTGGAAGAGTTCTTCCTTGAGCTTGTGAACTGA
- a CDS encoding baeRF10 domain-containing protein, with the protein MKPQQDLLKVISEDLMPVTEIDIKALAEIYDEKDIYLSVYLSVSGRENEHLNRIFVDSRVKSIKKALSPELRSEFEKTFEMAEPSIIEEAISGERGRIIFACSSESFLHVYRLAVEPEQSLVLDTSPFLLPLARLRADYEDYGVLLVDSQEAKFTCIRSDLAEEKKHLSIDLMNKHKKGGWSQMRFNHLRKGAIKSFLSEVADNVRGTCDQLQTRGLIIAGPGDAKQQLIDLLPQDIRQSVIGVIDVSMDISRDELVEEGDSVLHKNELSRSAKKAAEFKNALLRGGLAVYGVENVKSSLEQARVNVLLILKGSSVPGWICERCQNLQANVQAPKECDRCGGLTSVVDVVEELYELAQRTGAEVEFVEKEDFLDSDDVVGALLRY; encoded by the coding sequence TTACTGAAGGTCATCAGTGAAGACCTGATGCCTGTAACTGAAATTGATATCAAGGCTCTGGCTGAAATCTATGATGAGAAGGATATTTACCTTTCAGTCTACCTTTCGGTGTCCGGCAGGGAAAATGAACATTTGAATCGCATATTTGTGGATTCAAGGGTGAAGTCGATAAAAAAGGCTTTATCTCCAGAGCTCAGGTCGGAATTTGAAAAGACCTTTGAAATGGCTGAACCCTCAATTATTGAAGAAGCAATTTCCGGTGAAAGAGGCAGGATCATATTTGCCTGCTCATCAGAATCTTTCCTTCATGTTTACAGACTGGCTGTGGAGCCGGAGCAGTCACTGGTCCTTGACACGTCACCATTTTTGCTGCCACTGGCAAGGCTGAGAGCTGACTATGAGGACTATGGTGTGTTGCTTGTGGATTCTCAGGAGGCTAAGTTCACATGCATACGTTCTGACCTTGCAGAAGAGAAGAAACACCTCTCCATCGACCTGATGAACAAGCATAAAAAAGGAGGATGGAGCCAGATGCGTTTCAACCACCTGAGAAAAGGAGCGATAAAATCATTCCTGTCCGAAGTTGCTGATAACGTCAGGGGTACATGTGACCAGCTACAGACAAGAGGTCTTATCATTGCCGGACCTGGAGATGCAAAACAGCAACTTATAGACTTGCTCCCACAGGATATCCGGCAGAGTGTGATAGGTGTCATTGACGTGTCAATGGATATTTCCCGTGATGAACTTGTAGAGGAAGGTGACTCCGTCCTGCATAAGAATGAACTTTCCAGATCGGCAAAAAAGGCAGCAGAGTTTAAAAACGCACTTCTGCGGGGTGGGCTGGCTGTATATGGAGTCGAAAATGTAAAGTCTTCTCTGGAACAGGCAAGAGTGAACGTCCTTCTGATACTGAAAGGTTCCTCGGTTCCTGGATGGATATGTGAAAGATGCCAGAACCTGCAGGCGAATGTCCAAGCTCCAAAGGAATGTGACAGATGCGGAGGACTGACATCAGTGGTTGATGTAGTGGAAGAACTCTATGAGCTTGCCCAGCGTACAGGTGCGGAAGTGGAATTCGTGGAAAAAGAGGATTTCCTGGATTCCGATGATGTGGTGGGTGCACTACTCAGGTATTAG
- a CDS encoding GNAT family N-acetyltransferase: MINYTIEEKLPSIEEYIHLRKSVDWPYPSKTAIEKSLNNSNYCICVVKDDSVIGMSRVVGDDSFIFFIADVIVLPEYQNQGIGTALMERVMSYLKENVQDYSYITLMSAKGREAFYEKFGFFKRPTDEFGYGMMVEL; this comes from the coding sequence ATGATCAATTATACAATAGAAGAAAAATTACCTTCAATAGAAGAGTACATCCATCTCAGAAAATCAGTTGATTGGCCATATCCCAGCAAAACAGCAATAGAGAAGAGCCTGAATAATTCCAATTACTGTATTTGCGTTGTCAAGGACGACAGTGTAATAGGCATGTCCCGTGTGGTGGGGGATGACAGTTTCATCTTTTTCATTGCGGATGTCATCGTTCTGCCGGAATACCAGAATCAGGGAATTGGCACTGCACTGATGGAAAGGGTAATGTCTTACCTTAAGGAGAACGTTCAGGACTATTCATACATTACTCTCATGTCAGCAAAAGGAAGAGAGGCCTTCTATGAAAAGTTCGGTTTTTTCAAAAGGCCTACGGATGAGTTTGGTTATGGGATGATGGTCGAGCTTTGA
- a CDS encoding SulP family inorganic anion transporter, giving the protein MEKQNKLSQYFKESFTSDLKAGFITAVVALPLAIAFAIASGVEPQMGLYTAVIAGMLVSANGGSKYSITGPTGAMTVIILSTLHGFGLEGLFLAGFLAGVFQILFGILKLGKVVKYIPLPVISGFTSGIGAIILIGQIPNALGLVIPSKEHVWETLYAVISSLDLLDTTAIMICLATILLLLYLPGLMARIRYINSLPPSIIALVLSILMVFYFKIQIPLVGSIPAGLPQIQMLNFNLEMLMAVLPAAFTIALLGAIEALLCAVVCDGMTNSKHDSNRELVGQGVANMVLPFFSGIPCTAAIARSAVNIREGAKTQISGIIHALILLTILLFLGPVAAFIPKAYLAGVLILVSLRMINITEFKTTMHISKMDTTVLIVTFLLTVLTDLVFAVQMGMFLSIILLFIRLTNVIDVQTMENYDKTKGINATIFADPYLEKNVSVYTINGPFFFGAMNVFESKINEHMTISKPHIILRMRYVPFIDTTGIERLKSFIKSSKKMHQKVYLTSIQPEVMKRIESDLELTELMEKQHVHVCDSTQEALAFLKKKYENEKKI; this is encoded by the coding sequence ATGGAAAAACAAAATAAACTATCACAATACTTCAAAGAATCGTTTACGAGCGACTTAAAGGCCGGATTTATCACGGCTGTTGTGGCGTTGCCACTTGCCATTGCTTTTGCCATTGCCTCAGGTGTGGAACCTCAGATGGGGTTATACACAGCTGTCATCGCGGGTATGCTGGTCTCAGCAAACGGAGGTTCCAAATACTCGATCACCGGACCTACCGGAGCAATGACCGTCATCATTCTTTCAACACTGCACGGCTTCGGACTTGAAGGACTATTCCTTGCAGGCTTCCTTGCCGGTGTATTTCAGATACTGTTCGGAATTCTGAAACTTGGTAAGGTTGTAAAATACATCCCCCTACCCGTCATATCAGGATTCACGAGCGGTATCGGTGCAATTATACTTATTGGACAGATACCCAATGCTCTCGGACTTGTGATACCTTCAAAAGAACATGTATGGGAAACATTGTACGCTGTCATCTCCAGCCTCGACCTTCTCGATACCACTGCTATAATGATCTGTCTTGCAACCATTCTCCTCCTGTTATACCTCCCGGGACTCATGGCAAGAATAAGATACATCAACAGTCTCCCTCCTTCCATTATAGCACTGGTACTCTCCATCCTGATGGTCTTTTACTTCAAAATCCAGATACCACTTGTCGGTAGTATCCCTGCCGGACTTCCGCAGATACAGATGCTGAACTTTAACCTCGAAATGCTCATGGCTGTCCTGCCAGCTGCCTTTACAATTGCACTTCTGGGAGCCATCGAAGCCCTGCTCTGTGCCGTAGTATGTGACGGTATGACAAACAGCAAACACGACAGCAACAGGGAACTTGTAGGTCAGGGGGTCGCTAACATGGTACTTCCCTTCTTCTCAGGAATCCCATGTACAGCAGCCATTGCCAGAAGTGCCGTCAACATACGTGAAGGTGCAAAGACACAGATATCAGGTATCATCCACGCCCTGATACTGCTGACAATACTTCTCTTCCTGGGTCCGGTTGCTGCTTTCATCCCAAAGGCCTACCTCGCCGGTGTGCTTATCCTCGTTTCCCTGAGGATGATCAACATAACGGAATTCAAAACAACAATGCATATCAGCAAGATGGACACCACGGTCCTTATCGTCACTTTCCTGCTGACCGTTCTCACTGACCTTGTATTTGCTGTACAGATGGGTATGTTCCTGTCCATAATCCTGCTCTTCATAAGACTGACAAATGTCATCGATGTCCAGACAATGGAGAACTATGATAAGACAAAAGGTATCAACGCCACTATCTTTGCCGACCCCTACCTCGAAAAGAACGTATCGGTCTACACCATTAACGGTCCCTTCTTCTTTGGAGCCATGAACGTTTTTGAGAGCAAGATAAACGAGCACATGACCATAAGCAAGCCTCACATAATCCTGCGTATGCGCTATGTACCGTTCATCGATACAACAGGAATCGAGCGCCTCAAAAGCTTCATCAAGTCAAGTAAGAAGATGCACCAGAAGGTCTACCTCACATCGATACAGCCTGAGGTCATGAAAAGAATAGAAAGCGATCTGGAACTTACAGAGCTCATGGAAAAACAGCATGTGCATGTCTGTGACAGCACACAGGAAGCACTGGCTTTTCTGAAGAAGAAATACGAGAACGAAAAGAAGATATGA
- a CDS encoding DNA alkylation repair protein — protein sequence MNEVISQLRAELEQNADEEAKASSNRFFKEQIKCYGMKTPVARKIAKDYYKKISNKSKPEIFALCEELLSSDYMEEAFIAFEWSYNLRKQYEPEDFAVFERWVGDYVNNWAKCDTLCNHTIGTLIDMYPQFIDSLKKWTASDNRWYRRAAAVTLILAARRGDYLDDIFEIADMLLTDEDDLVQKGYGWLLKEASKKHQQEIFDYVMSNKKVMPRTALRYAIEKMPKELRIKAMEK from the coding sequence ATGAATGAGGTAATCTCCCAACTCAGAGCCGAGCTCGAACAAAACGCCGATGAAGAAGCCAAAGCCAGTTCTAACCGTTTCTTCAAAGAGCAAATCAAATGCTATGGCATGAAGACACCAGTTGCCAGAAAAATAGCAAAGGACTATTACAAGAAAATATCCAACAAAAGTAAGCCGGAGATATTTGCGCTCTGCGAGGAACTCCTGAGCTCGGATTACATGGAGGAAGCCTTCATAGCATTCGAATGGTCGTACAACCTTAGAAAGCAGTATGAACCAGAGGATTTTGCTGTTTTTGAGAGATGGGTCGGGGATTATGTCAACAACTGGGCTAAATGCGATACCCTTTGTAATCATACCATAGGAACACTTATCGACATGTACCCCCAGTTTATTGATTCGCTCAAAAAATGGACAGCTTCGGATAACCGCTGGTACAGGCGGGCTGCCGCAGTTACACTTATTTTGGCGGCTCGCAGGGGAGATTATCTTGATGATATTTTTGAAATAGCTGATATGCTGCTAACGGATGAGGATGACCTTGTGCAGAAAGGGTATGGATGGCTGCTTAAGGAAGCGAGTAAGAAACATCAGCAGGAGATATTTGACTACGTGATGTCAAATAAAAAAGTTATGCCTCGTACTGCGTTGAGATATGCTATCGAGAAAATGCCGAAGGAATTGAGGATTAAGGCTATGGAAAAATAA